A region of Tolypothrix sp. NIES-4075 DNA encodes the following proteins:
- a CDS encoding PAS domain S-box protein codes for MGIYGDAASALGWGRGQRAGGTGGVPRSPLPITDYRLPITDYPFPIAKRILPMDIDLTGLVNQLRATLGKMELALGAIADAIVWTGQDGKVQWCNAAFDKLVNKPHILVLNVKLTDLLLLKQAGITVKPEFYPDVKVRRNEYQAAEEYEFQQEDRSLILEISGNFAELPGGDKSAVMVIRDVTKAKRSEAKRLQVEQEQAQTLSLLQATLESTADGIIVVNKNFNVSVFNQKFLQMWALPESLLQPEQSNERFMFMSQQTRDPEAFIARVKELFFKYPEQEAFDLVEMKDGRVFDRYSQPQWHNGEIIGRVWSFRDITARSQVEAALSESETKFRRIVENANDVISLIDLEGKICYISPNLFNLTGYHTSELESVVFSNFLHPDDLPRCLEAFQKVVTTGEKQSGIEYRARLKDNTWQWQATNLSTSQDANGNLLVLSVAGVITERKQVELALRLSEQKYRHIFENSQVGIFRSRIEDGLTLDANQRCADLLGYSCASEIIGKTFSRQFYVNPSDRTAILTQLHEKGVVNNIEIQYRQCNGSVRWGLFSLRLNIEEDCIEAVVTDITNRKQTEADLHRSNAILKAQQEASIDGILIVDQNNQVIFYNQRFYQLWQIPEILIQSTSARQLRESLVDKLEQPQEFLTKIEYLYAHPDEVSRDEIIMKDGKTLDRYSASVRSPTGDCYGRIWYFRDITERKQVEQSLRQSEERFRSLYQSTSAAVVLAEDGIPFDCNRAAEELFGYSCQELLSRHPGEVSPPLQPNGENSFSLATQHLTLANEQGSHCFEWVHRRCDGTDFPAEVWLTVVKVGDRHLMQSVIQDLTKRKQAEEVIRHRAQVDRLLNKISRQFIDQDADTAINFTLQAIAEFMGAEQSRIFEYLESDKQFHKVHEWRAANLEAVASTDQESPFEMFPWFYNQILDGNFVQGLQVSGIAEIIPETVVEKSFPPEEIIHSVVAVPTIHSGKVVGFIELDVVNSSKSWNQEEINLLQRVSELIAIGRSRHQTEEALRIAKEAAETANRSKSAFLANMSHELRTPLNAILGFAQLMERDTTLSDRQREWLSTINRSGEHLLNLINDVLEMSKIEAGRIVLNPVSFDLHQLLQTIQEMFQVRSEAKKLSLQMELAPNLPQYILADEGKLRQVLINLLGNAIKFTDTGGVTLRVGIGNGEWVIGNRELGIGNNSFPSPQSPVPSPQSLIFEIEDTGKGIAKEEFDKLFQPFVQTASAAKIREGTGLGLTISRQFVQLMGGDIRLESAVGRGSTFYFDVKIELAQSSEVAPAASPEKAIALVDGQPVYRILVVDDRKENCDLLTQLFNTVGFETRAAENGCEAIAIWQTWHPHLIWMDMRMPVMDGYEATRQIRAMERGTGGQGGISPPSPPLPHFCTDAINPVSTTHTVIIALTASAFEEQRPNILAAGCDDLIRKPFREEVLFHKMAEYLGVKYIYAEKDNLAQTKLIASERELQPKDLLVMPSEWVSALHQAAFQVDAELILDLIAQIPDTYLTLAEGLTNLVDGFCFDEIIELAQGNDDA; via the coding sequence GTGGGTATTTATGGCGATGCTGCGTCCGCTTTAGGGTGGGGGAGGGGGCAGCGGGCAGGGGGAACTGGGGGAGTACCGCGTTCCCCATTACCGATTACCGATTACCGATTACCGATTACCGATTACCCATTCCCAATTGCTAAAAGGATTCTGCCAATGGATATTGATTTAACAGGTTTGGTTAATCAGTTACGGGCGACTCTGGGCAAAATGGAATTAGCATTAGGGGCGATCGCTGATGCTATTGTCTGGACAGGTCAAGATGGAAAGGTGCAATGGTGCAATGCAGCTTTCGATAAATTGGTAAACAAACCTCACATTTTGGTGCTAAATGTCAAACTAACTGACTTATTACTTTTGAAGCAAGCAGGGATAACAGTTAAACCAGAGTTTTATCCTGATGTCAAGGTGCGTCGGAATGAATATCAAGCAGCAGAAGAATATGAATTTCAGCAAGAGGATCGCTCTCTAATTTTAGAAATATCTGGCAACTTTGCGGAACTGCCAGGAGGCGATAAATCGGCGGTAATGGTGATTCGCGATGTCACCAAAGCAAAACGCTCTGAAGCAAAACGCTTACAAGTAGAGCAAGAACAAGCCCAAACTCTATCTTTGCTCCAAGCGACGTTAGAGTCTACAGCTGATGGAATTATAGTTGTAAATAAGAACTTTAACGTATCGGTTTTTAATCAAAAGTTCCTTCAAATGTGGGCATTGCCTGAATCGTTGTTGCAACCTGAACAGAGCAATGAACGATTCATGTTCATGTCTCAACAAACGCGAGATCCAGAAGCTTTTATTGCTAGGGTTAAGGAACTTTTCTTTAAATACCCAGAACAAGAAGCTTTTGATCTGGTAGAGATGAAAGATGGACGTGTTTTTGATCGCTATTCTCAACCCCAATGGCACAACGGAGAAATTATTGGTCGTGTTTGGAGCTTTCGAGATATTACCGCACGTTCACAAGTGGAGGCAGCTTTAAGCGAAAGTGAAACTAAGTTCCGCCGCATCGTGGAAAATGCAAATGACGTAATTTCTCTGATTGACTTAGAAGGTAAAATTTGCTATATTTCCCCCAATTTATTCAACCTCACAGGATACCATACCAGCGAGTTAGAGAGTGTAGTTTTTAGTAATTTCCTTCATCCCGATGACCTGCCAAGATGTTTAGAAGCATTCCAAAAGGTGGTCACAACCGGTGAAAAGCAGTCAGGAATTGAGTATCGAGCCAGACTTAAGGATAATACTTGGCAGTGGCAAGCCACCAATTTAAGTACGTCACAAGATGCCAATGGTAACTTACTCGTGCTCAGTGTGGCAGGAGTGATTACAGAGCGTAAACAGGTGGAGTTAGCACTGCGACTAAGCGAACAAAAGTACCGACATATTTTTGAGAATTCTCAGGTAGGTATTTTCCGCAGCCGAATTGAGGATGGGTTGACTTTGGATGCAAATCAACGCTGTGCCGATTTATTAGGCTACAGTTGTGCATCAGAAATAATTGGAAAAACGTTTTCGCGCCAGTTTTATGTGAACCCAAGCGATCGCACTGCAATATTAACTCAACTGCATGAAAAAGGCGTAGTTAATAACATCGAAATTCAGTATCGCCAATGTAATGGCTCGGTGCGCTGGGGGTTATTTTCATTACGTCTGAATATCGAAGAAGACTGCATTGAGGCTGTAGTTACTGACATTACTAATCGCAAGCAAACGGAAGCTGATTTGCACCGTAGCAATGCTATCCTCAAGGCTCAACAAGAAGCTTCCATCGACGGAATTTTAATTGTCGATCAAAACAATCAAGTTATATTTTACAATCAGCGATTTTATCAGTTATGGCAAATACCAGAAATACTCATCCAAAGCACTAGCGCTCGGCAATTGCGCGAATCGTTAGTTGATAAACTCGAACAACCCCAAGAGTTTTTGACAAAAATCGAGTATTTATACGCCCATCCCGATGAAGTCAGCCGGGATGAAATTATCATGAAGGATGGAAAGACTCTAGATCGCTATTCGGCATCTGTGCGATCGCCAACCGGAGATTGTTACGGCAGAATTTGGTACTTCCGTGATATCACTGAGCGCAAACAGGTAGAGCAATCATTGCGACAATCAGAAGAGAGATTTCGCTCGCTTTATCAATCAACTAGCGCTGCTGTGGTGCTGGCAGAAGATGGAATACCGTTTGATTGTAACCGCGCAGCAGAAGAGTTATTCGGCTATTCTTGTCAAGAGCTTTTGAGCAGACACCCTGGTGAAGTTTCACCACCACTTCAACCAAATGGTGAAAACTCTTTTAGTCTTGCCACTCAACACCTCACTCTGGCTAACGAGCAAGGTAGCCATTGCTTTGAATGGGTTCACCGACGCTGTGATGGAACTGACTTTCCGGCTGAAGTGTGGTTAACTGTAGTTAAAGTAGGCGATCGCCACCTGATGCAATCAGTAATTCAAGATTTGACTAAACGCAAGCAAGCTGAAGAGGTAATACGACACCGCGCTCAAGTAGACCGTTTGCTCAACAAAATTTCTCGGCAGTTTATCGACCAAGACGCAGATACGGCGATCAATTTTACCTTGCAAGCGATCGCTGAATTTATGGGCGCTGAACAAAGCCGTATCTTTGAATATTTAGAGTCAGACAAGCAATTTCACAAAGTTCATGAGTGGCGTGCTGCTAATCTGGAAGCTGTAGCCAGCACCGATCAAGAATCACCTTTTGAGATGTTTCCCTGGTTCTACAACCAAATTCTCGACGGAAACTTTGTACAAGGCTTACAAGTTTCTGGTATTGCAGAGATTATACCAGAAACGGTAGTAGAAAAATCTTTTCCACCAGAAGAAATTATTCATTCTGTAGTCGCTGTACCGACGATTCACTCTGGCAAAGTAGTTGGATTTATAGAATTGGATGTTGTCAACTCTTCTAAATCCTGGAACCAAGAGGAAATTAACTTACTACAACGAGTCAGCGAACTGATTGCAATTGGGCGATCGCGTCATCAAACAGAAGAAGCCTTGAGAATAGCAAAAGAAGCTGCGGAAACTGCTAATCGTTCCAAAAGCGCTTTTTTAGCAAACATGAGCCACGAACTGCGAACGCCACTAAATGCTATTCTGGGTTTTGCTCAGTTGATGGAACGAGATACTACCCTGAGCGATCGTCAGCGAGAATGGCTCTCTACTATCAATCGTAGCGGAGAACATCTGCTCAATCTAATTAACGATGTGCTGGAAATGTCCAAAATCGAAGCCGGACGCATCGTTCTCAATCCAGTCTCCTTTGACCTGCATCAGTTATTACAAACGATTCAGGAGATGTTCCAAGTACGATCTGAGGCAAAAAAGCTGTCACTACAAATGGAACTTGCACCGAATTTACCTCAGTATATTCTCGCAGACGAAGGCAAGCTACGACAAGTTTTGATAAATCTATTAGGAAATGCCATCAAATTCACCGATACAGGAGGGGTGACGCTACGTGTGGGAATCGGTAATGGGGAATGGGTAATTGGTAATCGGGAATTGGGAATCGGTAATAATTCTTTCCCTAGTCCCCAGTCCCCAGTCCCTAGTCCCCAGTCCCTCATATTTGAAATTGAAGATACTGGTAAGGGAATTGCCAAAGAAGAATTCGACAAGCTGTTTCAGCCGTTTGTTCAGACTGCAAGTGCTGCCAAAATTAGAGAAGGTACAGGACTGGGTTTGACTATTAGCCGTCAATTTGTGCAGTTAATGGGAGGTGATATCCGCTTAGAAAGTGCTGTAGGTCGCGGTTCAACTTTCTATTTTGATGTCAAAATTGAACTTGCACAGTCATCTGAAGTTGCACCGGCAGCGTCTCCAGAAAAGGCGATCGCTTTAGTTGATGGTCAACCTGTATATCGTATTTTAGTGGTAGATGACCGTAAAGAAAATTGCGATTTATTAACGCAGTTATTTAACACCGTTGGGTTTGAAACTCGTGCGGCAGAAAATGGTTGTGAAGCGATCGCTATTTGGCAAACATGGCATCCCCATCTCATTTGGATGGATATGCGAATGCCCGTAATGGACGGATATGAGGCTACTCGGCAAATTCGCGCTATGGAGAGAGGGACAGGGGGACAAGGGGGAATTTCTCCCCCCTCTCCCCCCCTCCCCCACTTTTGTACAGACGCGATTAATCCCGTCTCTACTACCCACACGGTAATCATCGCTCTGACAGCTAGTGCTTTTGAGGAACAAAGACCTAATATTTTAGCTGCTGGTTGTGATGATTTGATTCGCAAACCTTTTCGGGAAGAGGTACTTTTTCACAAGATGGCTGAGTATCTGGGAGTAAAGTATATCTATGCAGAAAAAGACAATCTTGCACAGACGAAATTAATTGCATCTGAAAGAGAATTACAACCAAAAGATTTACTTGTTATGCCATCAGAATGGGTTAGCGCATTGCACCAAGCAGCTTTTCAGGTAGATGCGGAGTTAATTTTAGATTTAATTGCACAGATACCCGATACTTATTTGACTTTAGCTGAGGGACTGACCAATTTGGTGGATGGTTTTTGTTTTGACGAAATTATCGAGCTAGCTCAAGGAAATGACGATGCATAG
- a CDS encoding M16 family metallopeptidase: MTSTLLNFPRLNAPKLHILPNGLTIVAEQMPIEAVNLNLWVKVGSAVESNAINGMAHFLEHMIFKGSERLSSGEFERQIEERGAVTNAATSQDYTHYYVTTAPKDFAELAPLQIDIVTNASIPDEAFERERLVVLEEIRRSDDNPRRRTFQRAMETAFDELPYRRSVLGPETVISQLKAQQMRDFHAMWYQPQSMTAAVVGNLPVEELIEIVAAGFSKKDAITPPVQHLGITQELPFTEIVRREYVDESLTQARLVMVFRVPGLTKLEETYALDVLAGILGHGRTSRLVRDLREERGLVSSVSVSNMTQRLQGTFYISAHCAVENVPAVESAIAQHISRLQTEIIAEAEIERVRKRVANRFIFGNETPSDRAGLYGYYQSMVGDLEPAFDYPNHIQAQNASDLMQASQKYLSPDAYGVVVMKPA, encoded by the coding sequence ATGACTTCAACTTTGCTGAATTTTCCTCGTCTCAACGCCCCAAAGCTGCACATCTTGCCCAACGGGTTGACAATAGTAGCAGAGCAAATGCCGATTGAAGCCGTTAACCTCAACTTGTGGGTTAAAGTCGGTTCAGCTGTAGAATCAAATGCAATTAACGGTATGGCTCACTTTTTAGAGCATATGATTTTTAAAGGCAGTGAGCGACTAAGTAGCGGCGAGTTTGAACGTCAAATTGAAGAGCGCGGTGCTGTTACTAATGCCGCCACCAGCCAAGATTATACTCATTATTATGTGACAACTGCTCCCAAAGATTTTGCGGAGCTTGCCCCACTACAAATTGATATAGTAACTAATGCTAGTATTCCTGACGAAGCTTTTGAAAGAGAGCGATTGGTAGTTTTAGAAGAAATTCGCCGTAGTGATGATAATCCTCGCCGGCGCACCTTTCAACGAGCGATGGAAACAGCATTTGATGAACTACCTTATCGTCGTTCGGTATTGGGACCAGAAACAGTCATTTCTCAACTAAAAGCGCAGCAAATGCGCGATTTTCACGCAATGTGGTATCAACCACAGTCAATGACGGCTGCGGTTGTAGGTAATTTGCCAGTAGAAGAATTAATTGAAATTGTTGCCGCAGGATTTAGCAAAAAAGATGCGATAACCCCACCTGTACAGCATTTAGGAATTACTCAAGAATTACCATTTACAGAAATTGTCCGCCGAGAATATGTGGATGAAAGCCTAACTCAAGCACGGTTGGTAATGGTTTTCAGAGTTCCGGGGTTGACTAAGCTTGAGGAAACTTACGCGCTGGATGTTTTGGCGGGAATTTTGGGACATGGACGCACATCAAGGCTAGTGCGAGATTTGCGCGAAGAAAGAGGATTGGTTTCTTCGGTTTCTGTGAGTAATATGACGCAGCGGTTACAGGGGACTTTTTATATTTCCGCGCATTGTGCTGTAGAAAATGTGCCAGCCGTGGAAAGTGCGATCGCTCAACATATTAGCAGGCTACAAACTGAAATCATCGCCGAAGCAGAAATTGAGCGCGTGCGAAAGCGTGTCGCTAACAGGTTTATTTTTGGTAACGAAACACCAAGCGATCGCGCTGGTTTGTACGGTTACTATCAATCTATGGTAGGAGATTTAGAACCAGCCTTTGATTATCCAAACCACATTCAAGCGCAAAATGCAAGCGATTTAATGCAAGCTTCACAAAAGTATCTTTCACCAGATGCTTATGGTGTAGTTGTCATGAAACCAGCATAG
- a CDS encoding tetratricopeptide repeat protein gives MISDIKGLYNAWGKQTIKKKILNNAPLLTTTEVHQPTTTQGIDIKGFQNSINSNGDLAAIAIVAGTVLAFGSTISLICKALHLGKSAAKIAEDTQQQKPQTVIASTTISGNQDIIAAYVKQAHTFNRQGDTNRAIAIFDNAIRVFPDDAYLYSQRANLRRQNLQDTNGAIEDYTQAINLHPENPLFYLWRSQVYYEIGDKFKAMADYNTAIRLAPEDTMYHCFKNG, from the coding sequence ATGATTAGCGACATCAAAGGATTATACAATGCCTGGGGTAAGCAAACGATCAAGAAAAAAATTCTTAACAACGCACCACTGCTAACCACCACAGAAGTTCATCAACCGACAACTACTCAGGGTATTGATATCAAAGGCTTTCAAAACAGCATTAACAGTAATGGGGATTTGGCAGCCATTGCGATTGTAGCTGGAACAGTCTTAGCCTTTGGCTCGACTATTAGTTTAATTTGTAAAGCACTTCATCTCGGTAAATCTGCGGCAAAAATTGCAGAGGATACACAACAACAAAAGCCTCAGACGGTTATAGCCTCGACGACTATATCTGGTAATCAAGATATTATTGCTGCATACGTTAAACAAGCTCATACATTCAATCGGCAGGGAGATACGAATAGAGCGATCGCTATATTCGATAATGCAATTCGTGTTTTTCCTGACGATGCTTACCTCTATAGCCAACGCGCTAACTTGCGTCGGCAAAATCTACAAGACACAAACGGAGCAATTGAAGATTATACCCAAGCGATTAATCTTCATCCAGAAAATCCCTTATTTTACCTTTGGCGTAGTCAAGTTTACTATGAAATCGGCGATAAGTTCAAAGCAATGGCAGATTATAACACAGCTATTCGTCTTGCCCCGGAAGATACAATGTATCACTGTTTTAAAAATGGGTAA
- a CDS encoding fructosamine kinase family protein: MWTKIDADISQVTGEKFENQNRRSLSGGCINQGYAVSNGKRTYFVKLNQAAQIAMFEAEALGLQEMLQSNSIRVPKPICWGIADNFSYIVLEWLEMDKGNSKCWEEMGRKLAAMHCYTSSQGMGWKINNTIGSTPQINTWTADWAEFYTQHRLLYQFKLAKRRGGDFPQQEKLLATIPKLLSHQPQPSLVHGDLWGGNAGCTVSGPVIFDPATYFGDREVDIAMTELFGGFPAAFYHGYNEVFPLDAGYEQRKTIYNLYHILNHFNLFGGGYASQANRMIEEILRF, from the coding sequence ATGTGGACTAAAATTGATGCTGATATTAGCCAGGTGACTGGCGAGAAATTTGAGAACCAGAATAGGCGATCGCTTAGTGGTGGATGCATCAACCAAGGTTATGCTGTTTCTAACGGTAAACGCACTTATTTTGTCAAGCTAAATCAAGCAGCGCAAATAGCCATGTTTGAGGCTGAAGCCTTGGGTTTGCAAGAAATGCTGCAATCAAATAGCATTCGCGTCCCGAAACCAATCTGCTGGGGAATAGCAGATAATTTCAGCTACATCGTTTTAGAGTGGCTAGAAATGGATAAAGGTAATAGCAAATGTTGGGAAGAGATGGGACGCAAGTTAGCCGCGATGCATTGCTACACTAGCAGTCAAGGTATGGGCTGGAAAATTAATAATACCATCGGTTCCACGCCGCAAATTAATACCTGGACGGCAGACTGGGCAGAATTTTATACTCAACATCGATTATTGTATCAATTTAAACTTGCAAAAAGGCGCGGTGGCGATTTTCCCCAACAAGAAAAATTACTCGCAACTATACCTAAGTTACTATCACACCAACCGCAACCTTCTTTGGTGCATGGTGATTTGTGGGGGGGAAATGCTGGGTGTACTGTGTCAGGACCGGTAATTTTCGATCCGGCAACTTATTTTGGCGATCGCGAAGTTGATATTGCCATGACCGAACTTTTTGGCGGATTTCCAGCGGCGTTTTATCATGGATACAACGAAGTCTTTCCTTTAGATGCAGGCTATGAACAAAGAAAGACTATTTATAACCTGTATCATATTCTCAATCATTTTAATTTATTTGGTGGCGGTTATGCTTCCCAAGCGAATCGCATGATTGAAGAGATTTTGCGGTTTTGA
- a CDS encoding hybrid sensor histidine kinase/response regulator: MHSQSLETKGNILVIDDTPENLHLLAAMLTKQGYKVRSVTKGAAGLRGATAAPPDLILLDINMPEMNGYEVCQHLKASDRTSDIPVIFISAMNDVLDKVKAFSVGGVDFITKPFQVEEVLARVENHLTIRNLRLSLQEQNAKLQQEIHERKQAEEKFSKAFRSSPSPIAITTLKEGRFLDVNSSYLNMSGYSLEEIIGQNVTELNGISSEKYTSTVDKLLETGFLQNYEMEFHTKSGEVRVVLLSAELIDLFGVRCILNIINDITERKRLENEFISLVSHELRTPLTSLMGSLDLLSTGQLGTLSAKGQQVLNIATTNTERLIRLINDILDLERMKSGKIPMQPVKCNVADLIDQAVAAMQAMAERAQITLITEVVAAELMADPDRILQTLTNLLSNAIKFSEAGGTVWLRVRRSENVQIEVQDCGRGIPANKLQTIFERFQQVDVSDSRKKGGTGLGLAICRKIIEQHQGKIWVESVLGQGSTFYVILPLAGYGCE, encoded by the coding sequence ATGCATAGCCAAAGCCTAGAGACTAAAGGCAATATCTTAGTGATTGACGATACGCCTGAGAACTTACACCTTTTAGCTGCTATGCTCACAAAACAAGGTTACAAAGTTCGCAGCGTTACTAAAGGTGCGGCTGGTTTGCGAGGAGCTACGGCAGCACCACCCGATTTGATTTTACTTGATATTAATATGCCAGAGATGAATGGCTATGAAGTTTGTCAACATCTCAAAGCAAGCGATCGCACATCCGACATTCCAGTGATTTTTATCAGTGCAATGAATGATGTACTAGATAAAGTCAAAGCTTTTTCTGTCGGCGGTGTAGACTTTATCACAAAACCGTTTCAAGTGGAAGAGGTGCTGGCACGAGTCGAAAATCATCTGACTATTCGCAATTTACGCTTATCACTGCAAGAACAAAACGCCAAGTTACAGCAAGAAATCCACGAACGCAAACAAGCTGAGGAGAAGTTTAGTAAAGCTTTTCGTTCCAGCCCAAGCCCGATCGCTATTACCACTCTAAAAGAAGGACGCTTTCTCGATGTTAACAGCAGCTATCTCAACATGAGCGGTTATTCTTTAGAAGAAATCATTGGGCAAAATGTCACAGAACTTAATGGAATTAGTTCAGAAAAGTATACCAGTACGGTTGACAAATTACTAGAAACTGGTTTTTTGCAAAACTATGAAATGGAATTTCATACAAAGTCCGGTGAGGTGAGAGTTGTTTTGCTATCTGCGGAATTAATAGATTTGTTTGGTGTCCGGTGTATCTTAAATATTATTAACGATATCACCGAACGCAAGCGGCTTGAAAATGAATTTATTTCTTTAGTTAGCCATGAATTGCGTACTCCGCTGACTTCGTTGATGGGTTCGTTAGACCTTTTAAGCACCGGACAATTAGGAACGCTTTCCGCTAAAGGTCAACAAGTCCTGAATATCGCTACTACCAACACCGAACGTTTGATTCGCCTCATCAACGACATCCTTGATTTAGAGCGGATGAAATCAGGTAAAATACCTATGCAACCCGTCAAGTGTAACGTCGCAGACTTGATCGACCAAGCAGTAGCAGCGATGCAAGCAATGGCAGAACGCGCTCAAATTACCTTAATTACGGAAGTTGTGGCTGCGGAATTGATGGCAGACCCAGATCGGATACTGCAAACGCTTACTAACCTTCTGAGCAACGCGATTAAGTTTTCAGAAGCGGGTGGTACTGTATGGTTACGCGTGCGTCGATCAGAAAATGTGCAAATAGAAGTGCAAGATTGCGGAAGAGGAATCCCAGCAAATAAACTACAAACAATCTTTGAGCGTTTTCAGCAGGTAGATGTGTCTGATTCTCGTAAAAAAGGAGGTACAGGTTTAGGGCTTGCAATTTGCCGAAAAATTATTGAACAACATCAGGGCAAGATTTGGGTTGAGAGCGTTCTCGGTCAAGGCAGCACCTTTTATGTAATTTTACCATTAGCGGGGTATGGTTGTGAGTAA
- a CDS encoding PAS domain S-box protein, with protein MKTLAQMKQEIDVPIVITDRQGFVIFVNDCFTSVFGWSLTEIHGQMITVIIPDGFHAPHHLGFSRFLTTEKSTILNHPLRLIGITKDGREIEAEHIIMAEKHQGEWVFMAMLRPL; from the coding sequence ATGAAAACCCTTGCCCAAATGAAACAGGAAATAGACGTGCCCATTGTGATCACCGATCGCCAAGGGTTCGTCATCTTTGTGAATGATTGCTTTACCTCAGTTTTTGGCTGGAGTCTAACTGAAATTCACGGTCAGATGATTACGGTAATCATTCCAGATGGTTTTCATGCCCCCCACCATCTCGGTTTTTCCCGCTTTCTCACCACCGAAAAGTCAACTATCCTCAATCACCCGCTTCGTCTTATCGGTATTACCAAAGATGGTAGAGAAATTGAAGCAGAACACATAATTATGGCAGAAAAACATCAAGGAGAGTGGGTATTTATGGCGATGCTGCGTCCGCTTTAG